A window of Micromonospora eburnea genomic DNA:
GCGTAGATGGCGCCCTCGGCGGTCTTCCGCACCGGGGTGGCCGGCGCCACGGCCGCCCAGAGCAGCCCCAGCGGCGCGCCCAGCCCGGTCAGCACGAGCGCGGCGCCGAGCGTGATCCAGACCGACCGGCCCCGGCCGGCGGTGGACGGCTCACCGGGCGCCGCCGAAACGGCGCCGGGACGCGCGAGCGGGTCCGCGCCGAGCCCGGCGACCGGGGCACCGGCAGGCACCGGCCCGGGCCCCGGCCAATCGGAGGGGTCGCCCAGGGCCGGCGGCCCGTCGACGGCCGGATGGTCGGGGGACGGCGCGGGACGGTGGCCGCCCGCCGGGCCGCCGGACGGGCGGTCGGGGGCGCCGGACGGGCCGGGAAGGTCGGCGGCCCGCTCGGGATCAGGGGTGTCCGGACTCACCCGGTGATCCTCTCAGGCCGCGGGCCGGTGCGGGGTGGCGGTCAACGGGTGAACGGCTCCAGCATCACCGCGGCGGCCTTGAGCCACGCCTGCCGGGTCTCCGCCTGGAGCTGGTGGTAGTCGATCGAGGAGCCGGTCTCCAGCGCCGGGTCGTAGGGCACCACGGCGACCGCCCGGGTACGGGTGGCGAAGTGCCGCTCCAGGTCGTCCTGCAGCCCGCTGCGCCCCGGCGTCGGGCAGGAGATCAGGGTCACCGCGTTGTCGGCCAGCTCACCCATGCCCACCTCGTGCAGCAGGTCGAGCATCCAGTCCGCGCTGAACGCCGCGTCCTCGCGCGGCACGGTGGTCACCACGAGCTGGTCGGCGGCCTGCATGACGGTACGCCAGTTCGGGCTCTCCACGTTGTTGCCGGTGTCCACGCAGACCACCTCGTGGGTACGCCGCAGCAGCTCCAACACCCGCTTGACGGTGAACTGGTCCAGCCGCTGGGCGAACCGGGGGCTCTCCTCGCCGGCCAGCACGTCGTACGAGCCGTCGGAGGCGTGCCGTAGGTAGTCGTCGAGGTGCTCCAGCAGGGTGTTGCCCTCCAGGATCTCGATCTGGGCGAGGTCGTGGATCAGGTGCCGAATGGTGCGGGCGTGCCGGGCGCTGCCGGCCCGCAGCCCGAGGGTGCCGCGCAGCTCGTTGTCGTCCCAGGCGAGCACCCCGCGCCCGCGTACGCTCCCCACCGTCGCGGCGGCGAGCACGGTCGCGGTGGTCTTGTGCACCCCGCCCTTCGGGTTGGCGAAGGCGACCACCCGCGGGCCGCCCAGCTCGCGGCGGAGCACTCCGACGGCCCGCTCCAGCCCGTTGTCGGGCTCCGGGGCCCGCCACTCGACCCGGGCCCGCGCGGCGGGCGGGGCCGGGTAGCCGTCGGCGGCGGGCGGGGCCGGGTAGCCGTCGGCGGCGGGCGGGGCCGGGTAGCCGTCGGCGGCGGGCGGGGCCGGGTAGCCGTCAGGGGCGGGCGGGGCGGGGTAGGCCGGGGCGAGCGGGGCCGGCTCCGCGGGCCGGTGGTCCTCCGGGCGGTAGCGGCCCCGGTCCAGCAGCGCGTACCGGGACTCCGGCGGGGACGGGTCGGCCCGGTGGCCGTTGTC
This region includes:
- a CDS encoding AAA family ATPase yields the protein MVLGRGEAVDGSETGWGRPAEPAPRWRALLDRARHGGRGVEHHAEADHHAEEYPPPPSEPLPRRGAGTGWTGRAQPVRPPAEPAYGTEPPYRAEAAYRVEPAYRADPGYGAEPPYQGAPAYRPEPEQRAEPSWRAEPTYRAGPEPAPRGRGTASVDARYALPDNGHRADPSPPESRYALLDRGRYRPEDHRPAEPAPLAPAYPAPPAPDGYPAPPAADGYPAPPAADGYPAPPAADGYPAPPAARARVEWRAPEPDNGLERAVGVLRRELGGPRVVAFANPKGGVHKTTATVLAAATVGSVRGRGVLAWDDNELRGTLGLRAGSARHARTIRHLIHDLAQIEILEGNTLLEHLDDYLRHASDGSYDVLAGEESPRFAQRLDQFTVKRVLELLRRTHEVVCVDTGNNVESPNWRTVMQAADQLVVTTVPREDAAFSADWMLDLLHEVGMGELADNAVTLISCPTPGRSGLQDDLERHFATRTRAVAVVPYDPALETGSSIDYHQLQAETRQAWLKAAAVMLEPFTR